The Arachis ipaensis cultivar K30076 chromosome B07, Araip1.1, whole genome shotgun sequence genome includes a window with the following:
- the LOC107607494 gene encoding uncharacterized protein LOC107607494, with amino-acid sequence MDLLRDFGYLDCKPLSTPFDYSQKLSKESGTILIDNTVYRQLIGRLLYLTNTRPDIFYDVGRLSQFLDCATTSHLQAAFRILRYLKGRPATGLFFSSTSNMHLTGFADADWTTCADTRRSISGYCFMLGNSLISWKSKKQTIVAKSSAEAEYKSLAVATCEAS; translated from the coding sequence ATGGACCTTCTCAGGGATTTTGGTTATCTAGATTGCAAGCCTCTCTCTACCCCATTTGATTATAGTCAGAAACTCTCAAAGGAATCAGGTACCATTTTAATAGACAACACTGTTTATAGACAGCTCATTGGTCGACTCCTTTACCTCACAAACACTAGACCCGATATCTTTTATGATGTGGGACGTTTGAGCCAATTTTTGGACTGTGCAACCACTTCTCACCTACAGGCTGCTTTTCGCATCCTCCGATATTTAAAAGGCCGACCTGCAACtggtctcttcttctcctctacttCTAATATGCATCTCACTGGATTTGCCGACGCTGACTGGACTACCTGTGCCGATACTCGTCGCTCTATTTCCGGTTATTGCTTCATGCTTGGGAACTCTCTCATTAGCtggaagagtaagaagcaaaCCATAGTTGCCAAGTCCTCTGCAGAAGCTGAATATAAGTCTCTTGCTGTTGCCACTTGTGAAGCTAGTTAG